In Deinococcus yavapaiensis KR-236, one genomic interval encodes:
- a CDS encoding GNAT family N-acetyltransferase has product MPFAEDRPAGAMVRPARRTDFADLARVAYDTGFFGESARLYFPDETLFADLWIRPYVPLALPGFVALLEGRVVGSILGAHDEGAYEAAIRRVAPALALRAAFGGYPKLPACLPYLARLARYAVPHASPHAFPAHLHINVLASARGLGLGARLLDAYLDSLRQAGVRGVQLSATRRNEAALRLYESRGFRVHEARVTPLWRPWTGRDETHVVMARSL; this is encoded by the coding sequence GTGCCGTTCGCTGAGGATCGCCCCGCTGGGGCGATGGTTCGCCCCGCTCGCCGAACGGACTTCGCCGACCTCGCGCGCGTCGCGTACGACACGGGCTTCTTCGGAGAGAGCGCGCGACTTTATTTTCCCGACGAAACCCTGTTCGCCGACCTCTGGATTCGCCCGTACGTGCCACTGGCCCTGCCCGGCTTCGTCGCCCTGCTCGAAGGGCGAGTCGTCGGGTCGATTCTGGGAGCGCACGACGAGGGCGCGTACGAGGCCGCTATTCGGCGCGTCGCGCCCGCCCTCGCGCTTCGCGCGGCCTTCGGCGGCTACCCGAAGCTCCCCGCGTGCCTTCCCTACCTCGCGCGTCTGGCGCGGTACGCGGTGCCGCACGCTTCACCTCACGCGTTTCCCGCGCACCTGCACATCAATGTCCTCGCGTCGGCGCGAGGTCTGGGACTCGGCGCGCGTCTTCTCGACGCGTACCTCGATTCCCTTCGTCAAGCGGGCGTGCGCGGCGTGCAACTCTCGGCCACGCGACGCAACGAGGCTGCCCTGCGGTTGTACGAATCGCGCGGCTTTCGCGTTCACGAAGCGCGCGTCACGCCTTTGTGGCGTCCGTGGACGGGCCGCGACGAAACGCACGTCGTGATGGCACGTTCCCTTTGA
- a CDS encoding DedA family protein, whose amino-acid sequence MADPSLSEWLAALSPAALDAATFGILFLEGLGVPVLPGVLPMLAQANAIDAGRTTFVAAVVWATLGDIAGALTVYVLGRWGTRFVPAAWRRALESPKAQRSLDRWGLVAVFFSRWLVSFRIPITLGAGVAKMRFRAYLTASVLGALLHIVLWQVLLGHFGPQIVEWLDSYTRYWPVLLVLLIAWAAFEVWRHRRSGSGGNTERV is encoded by the coding sequence ATGGCGGACCCTTCCTTGTCCGAGTGGTTGGCGGCGCTCAGTCCAGCGGCGCTCGACGCGGCGACCTTCGGTATTTTGTTTCTCGAAGGTCTCGGCGTGCCCGTCCTGCCCGGCGTGCTTCCGATGCTCGCGCAAGCGAACGCTATCGACGCGGGCCGAACGACGTTCGTGGCGGCCGTGGTCTGGGCGACGCTCGGCGATATCGCGGGCGCCTTGACGGTGTACGTGCTGGGCCGCTGGGGCACCCGGTTCGTTCCCGCCGCTTGGCGGCGCGCCTTGGAAAGCCCCAAGGCGCAGCGTAGCCTCGACCGCTGGGGACTCGTGGCAGTGTTCTTCAGCCGCTGGCTGGTGTCTTTTCGCATCCCGATCACGCTCGGGGCGGGCGTCGCGAAGATGCGCTTTCGGGCGTACCTGACGGCGAGCGTGCTCGGGGCGTTGCTGCACATCGTCCTTTGGCAGGTGCTGCTGGGGCACTTCGGTCCGCAAATCGTCGAGTGGCTCGATTCGTACACGCGTTATTGGCCCGTCTTGCTCGTCTTGCTGATCGCGTGGGCGGCGTTCGAGGTATGGCGTCACCGTCGATCGGGCAGCGGCGGCAACACCGAGCGCGTCTGA
- a CDS encoding PIG-L deacetylase family protein, producing MTRRQFIVVLTAFVVLFAAFAINASPALRLLYPRAAATIVGLQEVEVFKARQRVLVVSPHPDDESLCCAGAIQQAQDAGATVFIVWMTNGDGFEFDAILLNRTRRPRVADLQNLGRRRMVEARGAAEVLGVPQSRLYFLGYPDGGTLHMFLENYATPYRSRYTGAARVPYGGTLSPGAAYTGANVERDFETVLNRVKPDIVLAPSPQDQHPDHRAASYFVTRALARRGATNKLRFWIIHGGLEWPLPKGYHPALPLTIPPRGVNLSWQRRSLTEAQEAVKLRAIRTHATQMLILGRFMEAFVRQNELQTRSVLPPLPDRR from the coding sequence GTGACCCGGCGCCAATTCATCGTCGTTCTCACGGCCTTCGTGGTGCTGTTCGCGGCCTTCGCGATCAACGCGTCGCCCGCGCTGCGTTTGCTGTACCCAAGGGCCGCCGCGACCATCGTGGGACTTCAGGAAGTCGAGGTGTTCAAGGCGAGGCAGCGCGTGCTCGTCGTTTCACCTCACCCCGACGACGAGTCGCTGTGCTGCGCGGGCGCCATTCAGCAAGCCCAGGACGCGGGCGCGACCGTCTTCATCGTGTGGATGACGAACGGGGACGGCTTCGAGTTCGACGCGATTCTCCTCAACCGCACGAGGCGTCCGCGCGTTGCCGACTTGCAGAACCTCGGTCGGCGGCGCATGGTCGAGGCGCGCGGCGCCGCCGAGGTTCTCGGGGTGCCTCAGAGCCGCCTGTACTTCTTGGGGTATCCCGACGGCGGAACCCTGCACATGTTCCTGGAGAATTACGCCACGCCGTACCGCTCGCGCTATACGGGCGCCGCGCGCGTGCCGTACGGCGGGACGCTTTCGCCGGGCGCGGCGTACACGGGCGCGAACGTCGAGCGTGATTTCGAGACGGTCTTGAACCGCGTGAAGCCCGACATCGTCCTCGCGCCGTCGCCTCAAGATCAGCATCCGGACCACCGAGCGGCGAGTTACTTCGTGACGCGCGCCTTGGCGCGGCGCGGCGCGACGAACAAGCTGCGCTTTTGGATCATCCACGGCGGCTTGGAATGGCCGTTGCCCAAAGGCTACCACCCCGCCTTGCCGCTCACGATTCCGCCGCGCGGCGTGAATCTCTCGTGGCAACGGCGCAGCCTCACCGAAGCGCAAGAGGCCGTGAAGCTGCGCGCGATTCGGACGCACGCGACACAGATGCTGATCCTCGGGCGATTCATGGAGGCGTTCGTGCGTCAAAACGAACTTCAGACGCGCTCGGTGTTGCCGCCGCTGCCCGATCGACGGTGA
- a CDS encoding metalloregulator ArsR/SmtB family transcription factor, protein MTQLKQAAETFKALSHPGRLVIVNLTWEQERHGDELAAILKLSPATVSHHLSALTDAKLLQARRDGPYVLYSANRDVFSASLAHLVLLRQDTPPPGENLYREKILRSYLKDGRLTTIPAQRKKRDVILAWLADHFEPERDYTEREVSSKIAEFHEDFFTLRRELIGAGLMTRANGVYRRADSPASLEARPLD, encoded by the coding sequence GTGACGCAACTCAAGCAAGCCGCCGAGACCTTCAAAGCCCTCTCGCACCCCGGTCGCCTCGTAATCGTCAATCTCACCTGGGAGCAGGAACGTCACGGCGACGAACTCGCCGCGATCCTCAAGTTGTCTCCTGCCACGGTCAGCCATCACCTCTCCGCCCTCACGGACGCGAAACTGCTTCAGGCGCGCCGTGACGGCCCGTACGTGCTGTACTCGGCGAACCGAGACGTGTTCTCGGCCTCGTTGGCGCATCTCGTGCTGCTGCGCCAAGACACGCCGCCTCCCGGCGAGAACCTCTACCGCGAGAAGATCCTTCGGTCGTACCTGAAAGACGGACGGCTCACGACGATTCCCGCGCAACGCAAGAAGCGTGACGTCATCTTGGCGTGGCTCGCCGATCACTTCGAGCCGGAGCGCGACTACACCGAGCGCGAGGTGAGCTCCAAAATCGCCGAATTCCACGAGGACTTCTTCACGCTGCGCCGCGAACTGATCGGAGCGGGCCTTATGACGCGGGCCAATGGCGTGTACCGCCGCGCCGATTCGCCAGCTTCGCTTGAAGCGCGTCCTCTAGACTGA
- a CDS encoding M20/M25/M40 family metallo-hydrolase translates to MPLDYLLRIATTPAPTFEEGERAELVSRLWSQHGHEVERDEVGNVLVRIGPKVGKALVLASHLDTVFSKGTDLTVRERRGKLTGPGLGDNSASLAVLTSLLGMIDARRLSRPLWFVANVGEEGLGDLKGAKHLLERHAEEIGAFVAVDGYLGLAVTKAVGVRRYKVTFTGPGGHSWGDKAPSALHALGLAITGLYSLHLPQHPRTTVNVGEAKGGTSINSIAASAEFLLDLRSLDAVALENLEEQARSTIEGAARTVGVAARLEMVGDRPGGDLQSDALLRLARRAAETVGVEVRTAASSTDANAAAPYGIPALALGVYKGGNAHREDEWVVPESLETGLRMLRRFIELYQDRPIV, encoded by the coding sequence GTGCCCCTCGATTACCTCTTGCGTATCGCGACGACGCCCGCCCCGACCTTCGAGGAGGGCGAGCGCGCCGAGCTCGTCTCGCGCTTGTGGTCCCAACACGGGCACGAGGTGGAGCGCGACGAGGTCGGCAACGTCCTCGTGCGCATCGGACCGAAGGTCGGCAAGGCGCTCGTGCTGGCGTCGCACCTCGACACCGTCTTCTCCAAGGGCACCGACCTCACCGTTCGTGAACGGCGCGGCAAGCTCACGGGCCCCGGCCTGGGAGACAACTCGGCGAGCCTCGCCGTGCTGACCTCGCTGCTGGGCATGATCGACGCGCGCCGCCTGTCGAGGCCGCTGTGGTTCGTCGCGAATGTCGGCGAGGAGGGGCTCGGGGACCTCAAGGGCGCCAAGCACCTGCTGGAGCGGCACGCCGAGGAGATCGGGGCGTTCGTGGCCGTCGACGGCTACCTCGGATTGGCCGTCACGAAAGCGGTCGGCGTGCGCCGCTACAAGGTGACGTTCACGGGGCCGGGCGGACACTCGTGGGGTGACAAGGCGCCGAGCGCCCTGCACGCCCTTGGCCTCGCCATCACCGGGTTGTACAGCCTGCACCTTCCACAGCATCCGCGCACGACCGTGAACGTCGGCGAGGCCAAGGGCGGCACGAGCATCAACTCCATCGCGGCGTCGGCAGAGTTCCTGCTCGACCTTCGCTCGCTCGACGCCGTGGCGCTGGAGAACTTGGAAGAGCAGGCGAGAAGCACCATCGAGGGCGCGGCGCGCACCGTCGGCGTCGCCGCGCGCTTGGAGATGGTCGGAGACCGTCCGGGCGGCGATTTGCAAAGCGACGCGTTGCTGCGCCTCGCGCGGCGCGCCGCCGAGACGGTCGGCGTGGAGGTTCGCACGGCGGCGAGTTCCACGGACGCGAACGCCGCCGCGCCGTACGGAATTCCCGCCCTCGCCCTCGGCGTGTACAAGGGCGGCAACGCGCACCGCGAAGACGAGTGGGTCGTGCCCGAAAGCTTGGAGACGGGACTTCGGATGCTGCGCCGCTTCATCGAGCTTTACCAAGACCGTCCGATCGTTTGA
- a CDS encoding M48 family metallopeptidase: MTLPHELQRRWTNVNAARARRLRDEFVRAATQARPGAVYWVSQGIALLALAGYVALAVWAARVVWRATHPFHFGLLFVGVIALALVWIARPRFTRAPETVLTKEQAPHLHALVEEIARAMKAPVPTYLTVDAGFNAFMGTVGVGRTSWMNLGLPILLSLEPQERVFVIAHELAHAVNNDPRRGLLFAQAQNFLMHAWWVLRPQELWPRESGLYGLIGAPINLALLVVSCVPWGLAWLLTQLSGEASQRAEYHADLLAASVSGSEAARAALDKLHVADLYDYALQRHRLQPARAHVFEEFRHQIREASEAYWQAAREKRAKEGASLDASHPPTSYRVDVIAAHPAPPAVTLDHLRASAIAVELTPLVAPLSKVAYDEYSERLVS, from the coding sequence GTGACCCTTCCCCACGAGCTTCAGCGGCGTTGGACGAACGTGAACGCCGCGCGGGCGCGGCGATTGCGAGACGAGTTCGTGCGCGCGGCGACGCAGGCCCGACCCGGCGCCGTCTACTGGGTGTCTCAAGGCATCGCCCTGCTCGCCTTGGCCGGATACGTCGCGCTCGCCGTGTGGGCCGCGCGGGTCGTTTGGCGAGCCACGCACCCCTTCCACTTCGGGTTGCTTTTCGTCGGTGTGATCGCTCTCGCCCTCGTGTGGATCGCGCGGCCACGGTTCACTCGGGCTCCCGAGACGGTGTTGACGAAAGAGCAAGCGCCTCACCTTCACGCTCTCGTGGAGGAGATCGCCCGAGCGATGAAGGCGCCCGTGCCGACGTACCTCACGGTCGACGCCGGATTCAACGCCTTCATGGGCACCGTCGGGGTCGGACGAACCAGTTGGATGAATCTCGGCTTGCCCATCCTGCTGTCGCTCGAACCGCAAGAACGGGTGTTCGTGATCGCGCATGAACTTGCCCACGCCGTCAACAACGACCCTCGACGCGGCCTTTTGTTCGCGCAGGCGCAGAATTTCCTGATGCACGCCTGGTGGGTGTTGCGTCCGCAGGAGTTGTGGCCGCGCGAATCCGGCTTGTACGGGCTGATCGGCGCTCCGATCAACCTCGCCTTGCTCGTCGTGTCGTGCGTGCCGTGGGGGCTCGCTTGGCTGTTGACGCAACTGAGCGGCGAGGCGTCGCAGCGGGCCGAGTATCACGCCGACCTTCTGGCGGCGAGCGTCAGCGGCAGCGAGGCGGCGCGCGCCGCGCTCGACAAGCTGCACGTCGCCGATCTTTACGACTACGCGTTGCAACGTCACCGATTGCAACCGGCTCGTGCGCACGTCTTCGAAGAGTTTCGCCATCAGATTCGCGAGGCGTCCGAGGCGTACTGGCAGGCGGCGCGTGAAAAGCGCGCGAAGGAAGGCGCGAGCCTCGACGCGTCGCACCCACCGACGTCATATCGCGTGGACGTCATCGCCGCGCATCCGGCGCCGCCCGCCGTCACGCTCGATCACTTGCGGGCGAGCGCGATCGCCGTGGAACTCACGCCTCTCGTCGCGCCTTTGTCGAAGGTCGCGTACGACGAGTACAGCGAGCGGCTGGTCAGTTGA
- a CDS encoding DR2241 family protein: MRSLVLIGHGSHLNSESASAVYRYAELLREKGTFDEVIEGYWKEEPSLRQVLRTVSFTDVTVIPMFISEGYFTETVIPRELGLGHQGPVPKDGIARVIGGRTVRYTLPYGVHPAMSDVILDRAREACPDLDGKDTALVIIGHGTTRNANSSRVVYENADRIRAMGIFSEVSALFLDEDPRLSTWPDVTTSPRVVMVPFFASEGWHTLETIPDDLGLTGPVSELEGRVVYYAKPTGTHPKVADVISNLAEEARGASPRGGELDGGHEAAWQAFEAKASLGLRMGEILITPHDGLFEVRHALDEGRDFLKTYVTPEGLRDVVREDERGEQRPIRTLRSLPRGWRGVFDRANLRRAVHFLYPAVVEESFACSSHALHWTPWATTARRQTGIYAKVASAKPDLVASVSKEVCGSCLRTRLWAGEKLPKTFFDGVPGALPCAEACTLLVAEVREAMSSKGKAAGHH; encoded by the coding sequence ATGCGTTCTCTCGTTCTCATCGGCCACGGCTCGCACTTGAATTCCGAGTCGGCGTCCGCCGTTTATCGTTACGCCGAGCTTTTACGGGAGAAAGGCACCTTCGACGAGGTGATCGAGGGATACTGGAAGGAAGAGCCGTCCTTGCGTCAGGTTCTGCGCACCGTGTCCTTCACGGACGTGACCGTCATCCCGATGTTCATCTCCGAGGGGTACTTCACCGAGACGGTGATTCCGCGCGAGCTCGGCCTCGGGCATCAAGGGCCCGTGCCGAAGGACGGAATCGCCCGCGTCATCGGCGGGCGCACGGTACGCTACACCTTGCCGTACGGAGTGCATCCGGCGATGAGCGACGTGATCCTCGACCGCGCCCGCGAAGCGTGCCCCGATCTCGACGGAAAGGACACCGCCCTCGTCATCATCGGGCACGGCACGACGCGCAACGCGAACTCCAGCCGCGTCGTCTACGAAAATGCCGACCGCATCCGGGCGATGGGCATCTTCTCGGAGGTGAGCGCCCTGTTCCTCGACGAGGACCCGCGCCTCTCGACGTGGCCCGACGTCACGACGTCCCCGAGGGTCGTGATGGTGCCGTTCTTCGCGTCGGAAGGCTGGCACACCTTGGAGACCATTCCCGACGACCTCGGCCTCACGGGGCCCGTGTCGGAACTCGAAGGGCGCGTGGTGTACTACGCCAAGCCGACGGGGACCCACCCGAAGGTCGCCGACGTGATCTCGAACCTCGCCGAGGAAGCGCGCGGCGCCTCGCCGCGCGGCGGCGAACTCGACGGGGGGCACGAGGCGGCGTGGCAAGCCTTCGAGGCGAAAGCTTCGCTGGGTCTGCGCATGGGCGAGATCCTCATCACGCCGCACGACGGGCTGTTCGAAGTGCGGCACGCGCTCGACGAGGGCCGCGACTTCCTGAAGACGTACGTCACGCCCGAGGGCTTGCGCGACGTCGTTCGTGAAGACGAGCGCGGCGAGCAGCGCCCCATCCGCACCTTGCGCTCTTTGCCGCGCGGTTGGCGGGGCGTCTTCGACCGCGCGAACTTGCGCCGCGCCGTGCACTTTCTGTACCCGGCGGTCGTGGAGGAAAGCTTCGCGTGCTCCAGCCACGCTCTGCACTGGACGCCGTGGGCGACGACCGCGCGCCGACAGACGGGCATCTACGCCAAAGTCGCCTCGGCCAAGCCGGACCTCGTCGCGAGCGTCTCGAAGGAAGTTTGCGGCAGTTGCCTCAGGACGCGCTTGTGGGCAGGTGAGAAGCTTCCGAAGACCTTCTTCGACGGCGTGCCGGGCGCTCTTCCTTGCGCGGAAGCCTGCACCCTGCTCGTGGCGGAAGTCAGGGAAGCGATGAGCAGCAAAGGAAAAGCGGCAGGACACCACTGA
- the pepF gene encoding oligoendopeptidase F, which produces MSQTVPHRSNVDPRLTWDLESIFATPEAWEAERASVQAAIPGLAAFAGHLADSARLLAYLREVEDLGARAYRVMVYASLQESSDGTVPEAAARVSQAQALLAGFGATTAFAEPELLALPEGTLEALAETPELSAYAYYFQQVRERAPHTRSVEIEALFGRLSAVFAGPYTAYSALMNVDLKFSPATGSDDATSDVTNGSIGALLGSSDRALRASAFASYADGFLAFKNTFASLLVSNVRQVALQAKERGYESTKDFVLRPQSLTPAALENVLSVFERNVGVWHRYWRARKAALGVDTLRPHDVFAPLGREKVEVSYDEAVEMVLSGMAPLGEEYVAPMRRGLLEERWVDVYPNVGKSSGAFSSGGPGTHPFILLNHSNDLPGMSVLAHELGHSMHTYFTQRSQPVTYAQYGMTVAETASNFNQAMVRAHLLAQRDEAAFVLAMLDEAFANFHRYFFVMPTLARLELRLHEAVERGEGVGAEQLNAWTLELFKEGYGGEVEFEPEDEARVGITWAQFPHLFAPFYVHQYASGIAAATALSRRVLSGQEGARDAYLSFLKAGGSLPQLDALRNAGVDLSTPAPIEEAFKGVEGLVEKLEGLVR; this is translated from the coding sequence ATGTCGCAAACCGTGCCACATCGTTCGAATGTTGATCCACGCCTCACGTGGGACCTCGAAAGCATCTTCGCCACGCCCGAAGCGTGGGAGGCGGAGCGCGCGAGCGTCCAAGCGGCCATTCCCGGCCTCGCCGCCTTCGCCGGTCACCTCGCGGATTCCGCGCGTCTGCTCGCGTACCTGCGAGAGGTGGAGGACCTTGGCGCTCGGGCGTACCGCGTGATGGTGTACGCGTCGTTGCAGGAATCGTCGGACGGAACGGTGCCCGAAGCGGCGGCGCGCGTTTCGCAGGCGCAGGCCCTGCTGGCAGGATTCGGCGCGACGACGGCGTTCGCCGAACCGGAACTCCTCGCGCTTCCCGAGGGAACGTTGGAGGCGCTCGCCGAAACGCCGGAGTTGAGCGCGTACGCCTACTACTTCCAGCAGGTGCGCGAGCGCGCGCCCCACACGCGCAGCGTGGAAATCGAGGCGCTCTTCGGTCGCCTGTCCGCCGTGTTCGCCGGACCGTACACGGCCTACAGCGCTCTCATGAACGTCGACCTCAAGTTCTCGCCCGCGACCGGCTCCGACGATGCCACGAGCGACGTGACCAACGGCTCGATCGGCGCCTTGCTCGGCTCGTCGGACCGCGCGCTTCGTGCGTCGGCGTTCGCGTCGTACGCCGACGGCTTCTTGGCGTTCAAGAACACCTTCGCGTCGCTGCTCGTCTCGAACGTACGTCAAGTCGCGCTGCAAGCCAAGGAGCGCGGTTACGAAAGTACGAAGGACTTCGTCCTGCGCCCGCAAAGCCTCACGCCCGCCGCCTTGGAGAACGTCCTGAGCGTCTTCGAGCGCAACGTCGGCGTGTGGCACCGCTACTGGCGAGCGAGAAAGGCGGCCCTTGGCGTGGACACGCTGCGCCCGCACGACGTCTTCGCGCCGCTCGGCCGTGAAAAGGTCGAGGTGTCGTACGACGAGGCCGTCGAGATGGTCTTGAGCGGCATGGCCCCGCTCGGCGAGGAGTACGTCGCCCCGATGCGCCGAGGTCTTCTGGAGGAACGCTGGGTGGACGTCTACCCGAACGTCGGCAAGTCTAGCGGCGCCTTCTCGTCGGGCGGTCCGGGAACGCACCCGTTCATCTTGCTCAACCACTCGAACGACTTGCCCGGCATGAGCGTCCTCGCGCACGAACTCGGGCACTCCATGCACACGTACTTCACGCAGCGCTCGCAGCCCGTGACGTACGCGCAGTACGGCATGACGGTCGCCGAGACCGCCAGCAACTTCAACCAGGCGATGGTTCGCGCTCATCTCCTCGCGCAACGAGACGAAGCCGCGTTCGTCCTCGCGATGCTCGACGAAGCGTTCGCGAACTTCCACCGATACTTCTTCGTGATGCCGACCCTCGCGCGCCTCGAATTGAGATTGCACGAAGCCGTCGAGCGCGGCGAAGGCGTCGGCGCCGAACAGCTCAACGCGTGGACGCTCGAATTGTTCAAGGAAGGCTACGGCGGCGAAGTCGAGTTCGAACCCGAGGACGAAGCGCGCGTCGGCATCACCTGGGCGCAGTTCCCCCACCTGTTCGCCCCCTTCTACGTTCACCAGTACGCGTCGGGCATCGCTGCCGCCACCGCCTTGTCGCGACGTGTCCTGAGCGGCCAAGAAGGAGCGCGCGACGCTTACCTCTCGTTCCTGAAGGCCGGCGGCAGCTTGCCTCAACTCGACGCTTTGCGAAACGCGGGCGTCGACCTCTCCACGCCCGCTCCCATCGAGGAAGCCTTCAAAGGCGTCGAGGGACTCGTCGAGAAGCTCGAAGGGCTGGTGAGGTAA
- a CDS encoding tRNA dihydrouridine synthase produces the protein MNGFYTRRLASPGAILAPMAGFTDAPFREIASSMGALWTVSEMMSAAGVVTEATTRRHGRDVTLDLGRPFEGERDRVIQLFGADADVLADACRHVERLHAPIAIDLNLGCPVPKMKGRGGSCLLQTPEVAAHLVQAMRRAASCDVSAKMRLGWDADRSVEIALALQEAGAALISVHGRTAAQRYEGEANWDAIANVAAHLSIPVIGSGDVTRASQVAEKKRLGVAGVMIARSAVGNPWIFREASGGAAPTNEERAKVALMHAERAAAFYGERTGIRALRKVLAKYLPHLREELVRVETVDDVRRVVTFASSRTTAQPAA, from the coding sequence GTGAACGGCTTCTATACGCGCCGCCTCGCCTCGCCGGGCGCCATCCTCGCGCCGATGGCGGGCTTCACGGACGCGCCCTTTCGTGAAATCGCTTCGTCCATGGGCGCTCTTTGGACCGTGAGCGAGATGATGAGCGCGGCGGGCGTCGTGACGGAAGCGACGACGCGGCGGCACGGACGCGACGTGACCCTCGACCTCGGTCGCCCGTTCGAAGGCGAACGCGACCGCGTCATTCAACTGTTCGGAGCGGACGCCGACGTCCTCGCGGACGCGTGCAGGCACGTGGAGCGCCTTCACGCGCCCATCGCGATCGACCTCAACCTCGGTTGCCCCGTTCCCAAGATGAAAGGTCGCGGTGGCAGTTGCCTGCTTCAGACACCCGAAGTCGCCGCGCACCTCGTTCAGGCGATGCGGCGCGCGGCGTCGTGCGACGTCTCGGCGAAGATGCGCCTCGGTTGGGACGCCGACCGCAGCGTGGAAATCGCGCTCGCCCTGCAGGAGGCGGGCGCCGCCCTGATCTCCGTGCACGGCCGCACGGCCGCCCAACGTTACGAAGGCGAGGCGAATTGGGACGCCATCGCGAACGTCGCCGCGCACTTGAGCATCCCTGTCATCGGCAGCGGAGACGTCACCCGCGCCTCGCAGGTCGCCGAGAAGAAGCGGCTTGGCGTCGCGGGAGTCATGATCGCGAGGAGCGCCGTCGGCAATCCCTGGATCTTTCGAGAAGCGAGCGGCGGAGCCGCCCCCACGAACGAGGAGCGCGCAAAAGTCGCCTTGATGCACGCCGAGCGCGCCGCCGCGTTCTACGGCGAGCGGACGGGGATTCGCGCCTTGCGCAAAGTCCTCGCGAAGTATCTGCCGCACCTGCGCGAAGAACTCGTGCGCGTCGAGACCGTCGACGACGTTCGACGCGTCGTCACGTTCGCCTCGTCCCGCACCACCGCCCAGCCTGCCGCGTGA
- a CDS encoding GNAT family N-acetyltransferase, which yields MLSTQPVTLADAKVVHRLYAETPQYFASLGTPVPTLAEVSREVSLALLDPRRRLELLREEGEVVGCLDYKLHYPTRGDVTINLLLICESAQSRGIGSRAVADFEERLPGGTRRVLASVLGHNERAARFWQRHGYDFAIDALPVMEWYAKTVRVGKARGLKRHADQAVRPAAKLETPV from the coding sequence GTGCTCTCGACACAGCCCGTGACGCTCGCCGACGCGAAAGTCGTTCACCGCCTCTACGCGGAGACGCCTCAGTACTTCGCCTCTCTCGGAACGCCGGTCCCGACGCTCGCCGAGGTGAGCCGCGAAGTGTCGCTCGCCCTCTTGGATCCGAGAAGGCGGCTCGAACTGCTGCGCGAGGAAGGCGAAGTCGTCGGGTGCCTCGACTACAAGCTGCACTACCCAACGCGAGGCGACGTCACCATCAACTTGCTTCTCATCTGCGAGAGCGCCCAGTCGCGCGGCATCGGCTCGCGCGCCGTCGCGGACTTCGAGGAGCGGCTTCCGGGCGGTACGCGGCGCGTCCTCGCGAGCGTCTTGGGGCACAACGAGCGCGCCGCGCGCTTCTGGCAGCGTCACGGTTACGACTTCGCCATCGACGCCCTGCCGGTCATGGAGTGGTACGCGAAGACGGTGCGCGTCGGCAAGGCCCGCGGCCTCAAGCGGCACGCGGACCAAGCGGTTCGCCCCGCCGCGAAGCTCGAAACGCCCGTTTGA